One genomic segment of Rivularia sp. PCC 7116 includes these proteins:
- a CDS encoding UPF0182 family protein: protein MQIVSLISKKNYRIIPVLLGLWLIFDLVSHLGAELLWFEKVGYLSEFILRLATQLGLWAIAFFTSACFLLGNLTIAKKFQHPKLGYPNQEKSKQEKRNFFPSPTFLKEPISPAYRYGFKLRWLLPTVFGLSLLIGTIVVFYSQKALNVWYPEIVLPGKLLKFPVWLQLIWNILQIQQPVISLLQLTLLIFLTAAIFINYEFWLTAFSVIVSLLLGFLISARWINVLQYFGDTSFNIKEPLFNRDISFYVFSLPIWELLLFWFLGLFLLGMAAVALIYLRSANSLSEGKFPGFTVQQRLHLDALGCLTMLAIALRYWLLRYQLLYSVLGVNYGASYTDVQVLLPIYTGLSLLAIGIAGYLLVRTLALSQKRRETIKRAPYPRQLVYVSVFFLVVATVAVSLLPTVVQKLIVQPNEISREKPYIERTIKLTREAFNLDSIDASTFNPQNNLTASELRDNDLTVGNIRLWDARPLLQSNRQLQQIRPYYKFPDADIDRYTLKQSLKSEASFKQQTIIAARELDYNDVPDAAKTWVNKHLVYTHGYGFTLSPVNQVAPGGLPYYYIKDIGVENSGNQGSLSISNAEIRASIPVANPRIYFGEIADTYVMTGTRTKEFDYPSGNTNEFNIYDGKGGISIGSLWRRLLFSEYLKDWQMLLTRNFTPQTKVIFRRNIKQRIQSIAPFLRFDSDPYLVAADGKAKTIDGKPTYLYWIVDAYTTSNRYPYSDPGKNKFNYIRNSVKVVVDAYNGDVNFYIADQTDPIIDTLGRIFPSMFKPLSELPVTLRSHIRYPLDYFSIQSERLLEYHMTDPQVFYNREDLWQIPTEIYGTKQQQVQPYYLITKLPKAQKEEFILLLPFTPTQRRNLIAWLAARSDGQQYGKLLLYEFPKQELVYGIQQVEALINQKPEISEQITLWNREGSRVIQGNLLVIPIEQSLLYVEPIYLEAEENSLPTLVRVVVAYDNDIVMENSLEDALEAIFDASEITTPAFTPPETQLQQPVPPQ, encoded by the coding sequence ATGCAAATAGTTAGTTTAATTTCTAAGAAAAATTATCGAATAATTCCTGTTTTATTGGGTTTGTGGCTAATTTTTGATTTAGTTTCCCATCTAGGAGCGGAATTACTTTGGTTCGAGAAAGTTGGGTATTTATCTGAGTTTATATTGCGCTTAGCGACGCAGTTAGGATTGTGGGCGATCGCCTTTTTCACGAGTGCGTGTTTTTTGCTGGGTAATTTAACTATAGCTAAGAAGTTTCAGCATCCGAAATTAGGATATCCAAATCAAGAAAAAAGTAAGCAAGAAAAACGAAATTTTTTCCCTTCTCCAACCTTTCTCAAAGAACCTATTTCTCCTGCATACCGTTATGGATTTAAGTTACGGTGGCTTTTACCAACAGTTTTTGGATTAAGTCTTTTAATCGGGACAATAGTAGTTTTTTACAGCCAGAAAGCTTTAAATGTTTGGTATCCCGAAATTGTATTACCCGGAAAGCTGCTCAAATTTCCAGTTTGGTTGCAGTTAATATGGAATATTTTGCAGATACAGCAACCAGTAATATCTTTACTGCAATTAACTCTACTAATCTTTTTAACTGCTGCAATTTTTATCAATTACGAATTTTGGTTAACAGCGTTTTCGGTAATTGTAAGTTTACTTCTAGGTTTTTTAATTTCAGCACGATGGATAAATGTCTTACAATATTTTGGCGATACTAGCTTCAATATCAAAGAACCTTTATTTAATCGCGATATTAGTTTTTACGTATTTTCTTTACCAATTTGGGAATTACTGCTGTTTTGGTTCTTAGGGTTATTTTTACTAGGTATGGCTGCGGTAGCGTTAATTTATTTACGTTCTGCGAATAGCTTGAGTGAAGGAAAATTCCCCGGTTTTACCGTACAGCAACGACTTCATCTTGATGCTTTGGGTTGCTTGACAATGTTAGCTATAGCCTTGCGCTATTGGCTTTTACGGTATCAACTTTTATATTCTGTGTTAGGGGTAAATTATGGTGCTAGCTATACAGATGTACAGGTATTGCTACCTATTTACACGGGCTTGAGTCTTTTAGCTATAGGCATTGCAGGTTATCTGTTAGTACGAACTTTAGCTTTATCTCAAAAAAGAAGGGAAACTATAAAACGCGCTCCTTATCCGCGTCAATTGGTTTATGTATCGGTATTCTTCTTAGTAGTTGCAACTGTCGCAGTTAGCTTACTACCAACAGTAGTGCAAAAATTAATCGTACAGCCCAACGAAATCAGCCGTGAAAAGCCTTATATAGAGCGTACAATCAAGCTTACCCGCGAAGCATTCAATTTAGATAGCATCGATGCAAGTACTTTTAATCCTCAAAACAATCTCACGGCATCAGAATTACGAGACAATGATTTAACTGTAGGAAATATTCGTTTGTGGGATGCACGTCCGCTTTTACAAAGTAACCGACAATTACAACAAATTCGACCTTATTATAAGTTTCCAGATGCAGATATTGACCGTTACACTCTCAAGCAAAGTTTAAAATCTGAAGCTTCTTTTAAACAGCAAACTATTATCGCAGCCAGAGAACTTGATTATAATGACGTTCCCGATGCGGCGAAAACTTGGGTAAACAAGCATTTAGTTTATACTCATGGCTACGGATTTACTTTGAGTCCAGTAAATCAAGTAGCGCCTGGTGGATTGCCTTATTACTATATTAAAGATATTGGCGTTGAAAACTCCGGCAATCAAGGTTCTTTATCAATATCCAATGCAGAAATCCGTGCAAGTATTCCCGTTGCAAATCCGCGTATTTATTTTGGAGAAATTGCTGATACTTATGTAATGACGGGGACAAGAACCAAAGAGTTTGATTATCCTAGTGGAAATACTAACGAATTTAACATTTACGACGGAAAGGGTGGAATTTCTATAGGTTCGCTTTGGCGACGGTTGCTGTTTTCCGAGTATCTTAAAGATTGGCAGATGCTGCTAACCCGTAATTTTACTCCACAAACTAAAGTAATATTCCGCCGCAATATCAAACAAAGAATACAAAGTATAGCTCCTTTTTTGCGTTTTGATAGCGATCCTTACCTGGTAGCTGCTGATGGCAAAGCGAAAACTATTGATGGTAAACCAACATATTTATATTGGATAGTTGATGCCTATACAACCAGCAACCGTTATCCATATTCCGATCCAGGCAAAAATAAATTTAACTACATCCGCAACTCTGTCAAAGTTGTTGTGGATGCCTACAACGGTGATGTGAACTTTTATATTGCCGATCAAACCGATCCCATTATTGATACATTAGGGAGAATTTTCCCCTCAATGTTCAAACCTTTATCGGAATTACCTGTAACCCTTCGCAGTCATATTCGTTACCCATTAGACTATTTCAGCATTCAGTCAGAACGCTTGCTGGAATATCACATGACAGATCCGCAAGTATTCTATAACCGAGAAGATTTGTGGCAGATTCCCACAGAAATTTATGGCACCAAACAGCAGCAAGTACAGCCCTACTATTTAATTACAAAACTGCCTAAAGCCCAAAAAGAAGAATTTATTTTACTGCTTCCTTTTACTCCTACACAACGGAGAAACTTAATTGCTTGGTTGGCTGCTCGTTCCGATGGTCAACAATATGGTAAATTGTTGCTTTACGAATTCCCCAAACAGGAATTGGTTTACGGTATTCAGCAGGTAGAAGCTTTAATTAACCAAAAACCAGAAATTTCCGAGCAAATCACCTTATGGAATCGTGAAGGTTCGCGAGTAATTCAAGGAAATTTGTTAGTCATACCAATAGAACAATCGCTTCTATATGTGGAGCCTATATATCTTGAAGCTGAAGAAAACAGTTTACCAACTTTAGTTAGGGTGGTTGTAGCTTACGACAACGATATTGTTATGGAAAATAGTTTAGAAGATGCTTTAGAAGCTATTTTCGATGCGAGTGAAATTACGACACCTGCTTTTACTCCTCCAGAAACACAACTCCAACAACCCGTACCGCCGCAATAG
- a CDS encoding metalloregulator ArsR/SmtB family transcription factor, whose translation MKNEKLQNLLRFFKALADESRLRIIGILASQECSVEELAVLLELKEPTISHHLTKLKQLELVRMRPEGNTHFYQLDKEVLQAMSKEVFHPDKIASFADDVNLQAWEVKVLNSYIEPDFQNSESVQHLREIPSSSKKRLTILKWIVNKFELGVEYPQDKVDDILKIYYSDFETLRKALIDSRLLKENNGVYLRC comes from the coding sequence ATGAAAAATGAGAAATTGCAAAATCTGTTACGTTTTTTCAAGGCGTTAGCAGATGAAAGTAGACTGAGAATAATTGGTATTCTGGCTAGTCAGGAGTGCAGTGTAGAAGAATTAGCTGTGTTATTAGAACTAAAAGAACCAACAATTTCGCATCATTTAACGAAACTAAAGCAGCTTGAATTGGTAAGAATGCGTCCTGAAGGCAATACTCATTTTTATCAATTAGATAAAGAGGTTTTGCAAGCTATGAGTAAGGAAGTATTTCATCCAGATAAAATAGCCTCTTTCGCTGATGATGTGAATCTTCAAGCCTGGGAAGTGAAAGTATTGAATTCTTACATAGAGCCAGATTTTCAAAATTCTGAATCCGTACAGCATTTAAGAGAAATTCCAAGCAGCAGTAAGAAACGCTTAACTATTCTCAAATGGATCGTTAATAAATTTGAATTGGGTGTCGAATATCCACAGGATAAAGTGGATGATATCCTGAAAATTTACTATTCCGATTTTGAGACGTTGCGGAAAGCATTAATAGATAGTCGGTTACTGAAGGAAAACAATGGGGTATATCTTAGATGTTGA
- a CDS encoding sodium:alanine symporter family protein — translation MWKSLYKRPWLLTLLLCLIPTAVFAADEAAGEPLIQQLDAAFSGFVKGIFDVLFFSIGGFPLIVLWLIFGAIFFTIRMGFVNFRMFGHAVDIVRGKYDDPNAPGEVSHFQALATALSATVGLGNIAGVAIAISVGGPGATLWMTLGGLLGMSSKFVESTLGQKYRIIKPDGKVAGGPMYYLSRGFAEIGLPAFGNVLAIVFSVCCIFAAFGAANMIQVNQSYGAVKEIFPIYPWVYGLILAILVGLVMIGGIHRIGQVAGTIVPVMCVLYVVAALWILLINFTAIPGAIATIFQQAFSPEAVEGGIIGVIVQGFRRSTFSNEAGVGSAAIAHSAARTDRPIKEGLVALLEPFIDTVVICNMTALVIVITGVWNNPEYEAIRKAGEGAALTSKAFGTQISWFPVLLSISVFLFAFSTMISWSYYAERAWEYLFSERSLIVYRILFVIAVFIGAIAKPQSVIDFGDATFFAMALFNMLGMYFLTNKVLEDLNDYRHYLQQPKL, via the coding sequence ATGTGGAAGTCATTGTATAAACGTCCTTGGTTACTAACTTTATTATTATGTTTGATTCCTACCGCAGTTTTTGCTGCTGATGAAGCTGCTGGAGAACCTTTGATACAGCAGCTTGATGCTGCTTTTTCTGGGTTTGTAAAGGGAATATTTGATGTTCTGTTTTTCAGTATCGGTGGCTTTCCCCTGATTGTTTTATGGTTAATTTTTGGAGCTATTTTCTTTACCATCCGCATGGGGTTTGTCAATTTCCGGATGTTCGGACACGCTGTTGATATCGTTCGGGGAAAATACGACGATCCGAATGCACCAGGAGAAGTTTCTCATTTCCAAGCTTTGGCTACTGCTCTGTCGGCAACAGTGGGACTTGGTAACATTGCTGGCGTAGCGATCGCGATTAGCGTAGGTGGTCCCGGTGCAACTTTGTGGATGACTCTTGGTGGTTTGCTGGGTATGTCGAGCAAATTTGTTGAATCTACACTCGGTCAAAAATATCGCATCATTAAGCCCGATGGTAAAGTTGCAGGCGGACCGATGTATTATCTGTCTAGAGGATTCGCAGAAATTGGTTTACCAGCATTCGGTAACGTTTTAGCAATTGTATTTTCTGTTTGTTGCATCTTTGCTGCTTTTGGTGCGGCAAATATGATTCAAGTAAATCAATCCTATGGTGCGGTAAAAGAGATATTTCCTATATATCCTTGGGTTTACGGTTTGATTCTGGCTATTTTAGTGGGTTTAGTAATGATTGGTGGTATCCACCGTATTGGTCAAGTTGCAGGGACTATAGTGCCAGTAATGTGCGTGCTTTATGTAGTCGCTGCATTATGGATTCTGTTAATTAACTTTACTGCGATTCCCGGCGCTATTGCTACTATCTTCCAACAAGCCTTTTCTCCCGAAGCTGTGGAAGGAGGAATTATTGGTGTAATCGTTCAAGGTTTTAGACGTTCTACCTTCTCTAACGAAGCTGGAGTTGGTTCTGCTGCAATTGCTCACTCCGCAGCCAGGACAGATCGCCCTATTAAAGAAGGCTTGGTAGCGCTTTTGGAACCATTCATTGATACAGTGGTTATCTGTAATATGACTGCTTTGGTAATTGTGATTACCGGAGTTTGGAACAATCCTGAATATGAAGCAATAAGAAAAGCTGGAGAAGGTGCGGCTCTAACTTCTAAAGCTTTTGGTACCCAAATATCTTGGTTCCCCGTACTACTTTCAATCTCAGTATTTTTATTCGCTTTCTCTACAATGATTTCCTGGAGCTATTATGCAGAGCGTGCTTGGGAATATCTCTTTAGCGAGCGTAGCTTGATTGTATACAGAATATTATTCGTAATTGCCGTATTTATTGGTGCAATAGCAAAGCCTCAATCGGTGATTGATTTTGGAGACGCTACATTTTTCGCGATGGCTCTCTTTAATATGCTTGGAATGTATTTCCTCACCAATAAAGTACTGGAAGATTTGAACGATTATCGACATTATCTTCAGCAGCCAAAATTGTAA
- a CDS encoding cytochrome P450, which translates to MSLIVLAGSGIAIATTSVFALRWWSNYQKYSSLRNFPSPKGHWLSGNFSDLVAALKAGKLPQLFIDWSKELGDVFVIWNFDKPNLVIGNAKLIKQILLKGQKDGDFVRGGSAYSAYADVFGVHLGNQIGEEWQWRRKAWTPALASSKFLNQFDVINQASLAFIEKLEQKAINNEAIEIDPLFLKYTMSIIAYFMLGVPLIPQEDPIKPILDSEKIYSSLAVLEKQVLVQGTTGFNWLKYLPTKKNQVYREAQNYLNGFLHPRIDLAFKLARNQELNQNELSQISQPLRNSIMVQMAKAPRYTPNHLINDVRAGLFAGHDTTSHSLSFAMGELALNPQVLQKAREKIEPVMKQGLSIESLKKLVYIEAIFKETMRLHPVASQLSIVAKHDTSMVEKFIPADTAIRLNLMLAGLDSDMYAQPEAFHPERWLDVEENGGIEPTLFGFSLGAHYCLGAPLAILEATVILSLLIYHFDWELVNGRSSLEQLGQNITVFPQDRMPIKFKARKFANMTT; encoded by the coding sequence ATGTCTTTAATAGTTTTGGCTGGAAGTGGTATAGCTATCGCAACAACTAGTGTATTTGCTTTGAGATGGTGGAGCAATTATCAAAAATATAGTTCTTTACGAAATTTCCCTTCACCTAAAGGGCATTGGTTATCTGGTAATTTTTCTGATTTAGTTGCGGCTCTTAAAGCTGGAAAATTACCTCAATTATTTATAGATTGGTCTAAAGAGTTAGGAGATGTATTTGTTATTTGGAATTTTGATAAGCCCAATCTAGTCATAGGAAATGCAAAGTTAATTAAACAAATACTTCTCAAAGGTCAAAAAGACGGAGATTTTGTTAGAGGTGGTTCTGCTTATTCTGCTTATGCAGATGTATTTGGAGTCCATTTAGGCAATCAAATTGGAGAAGAATGGCAATGGCGACGCAAAGCTTGGACTCCTGCCTTAGCTTCTAGTAAATTTCTCAATCAATTCGACGTAATTAACCAGGCAAGTCTCGCTTTTATCGAAAAGCTCGAACAAAAAGCTATAAATAACGAAGCTATTGAAATAGATCCTTTGTTTTTAAAATATACGATGAGCATTATTGCTTATTTTATGCTCGGTGTTCCTCTTATTCCTCAAGAAGATCCAATTAAACCTATTTTAGACTCAGAAAAAATATATTCTTCTTTAGCAGTTTTAGAAAAACAAGTTTTAGTACAAGGAACTACGGGCTTTAATTGGCTTAAATATCTTCCCACTAAGAAAAATCAAGTTTACCGAGAAGCTCAAAATTATTTAAATGGTTTTTTGCATCCTAGAATTGATTTAGCTTTTAAATTAGCCAGAAATCAAGAATTAAACCAAAACGAACTTTCTCAAATTAGTCAACCCTTGAGAAATTCAATCATGGTGCAAATGGCTAAAGCTCCAAGGTATACACCCAATCACTTGATTAACGATGTACGTGCTGGACTTTTTGCTGGACACGATACTACCTCTCATAGTCTTTCTTTTGCTATGGGAGAATTAGCTCTCAATCCACAAGTTCTTCAAAAAGCTCGGGAGAAAATCGAGCCAGTCATGAAACAAGGTTTGAGTATTGAATCTCTGAAAAAATTGGTTTACATCGAAGCTATTTTTAAAGAAACTATGCGTCTTCATCCTGTAGCTTCACAACTAAGCATAGTTGCTAAGCATGATACTTCAATGGTCGAAAAATTTATTCCTGCTGATACAGCAATCAGGTTAAATTTAATGTTGGCAGGATTAGATTCTGATATGTATGCACAACCAGAAGCATTTCATCCCGAACGTTGGTTAGACGTTGAAGAAAATGGTGGAATAGAGCCGACTTTATTCGGGTTTTCCCTTGGCGCTCATTACTGCTTGGGTGCTCCTTTAGCAATATTAGAAGCAACAGTTATTCTTTCTTTGCTCATTTACCATTTTGATTGGGAGTTGGTGAATGGACGCTCATCTCTAGAACAATTGGGTCAAAATATCACAGTTTTTCCTCAAGATCGAATGCCTATTAAATTTAAAGCTAGAAAATTTGCAAATATGACTACATGA